The following proteins come from a genomic window of Methanoculleus caldifontis:
- a CDS encoding archaellin/type IV pilin N-terminal domain-containing protein, with amino-acid sequence MRLIQKDDAFTGLEAAIVLIAFVVVAAVFSYVVLGAGFFTTQKSQEVVHTSVGQASSSVEVIGDVYGRDTDADSKIDRLEFTLGLTAGGSVVDMNSTVLTYTTSTEYKILTRDEEHSPGGSPGAAGQWTIFSVKNPTTAGSVLEKGEQFVMQVDVPTSIDKNEQFTLEVKPATGATLSITRTAPAEIDKINVLY; translated from the coding sequence ATGAGACTGATTCAGAAAGATGATGCATTCACCGGCCTCGAGGCGGCGATCGTCCTGATCGCGTTCGTCGTCGTGGCTGCGGTCTTCTCGTACGTGGTGCTCGGCGCCGGGTTCTTCACCACCCAGAAGAGCCAGGAAGTCGTCCACACCAGCGTCGGCCAGGCAAGTTCCAGTGTTGAGGTCATCGGAGATGTGTACGGAAGAGATACCGACGCCGATAGTAAAATCGACAGGCTTGAATTCACGCTCGGTCTGACTGCCGGCGGCAGTGTCGTCGACATGAACTCAACCGTGCTGACATACACTACCTCGACCGAGTATAAAATCCTGACACGGGATGAAGAACACTCCCCGGGAGGCTCTCCGGGAGCGGCAGGTCAGTGGACCATCTTCTCTGTGAAGAACCCCACTACGGCGGGTTCTGTTCTCGAGAAGGGCGAACAGTTCGTTATGCAGGTCGATGTCCCAACATCAATCGATAAGAACGAGCAATTCACCCTTGAGGTGAAACCTGCGACGGGCGCGACCCTCTCGATCACGAGGACCGCACCTGCCGAGATCGACAAGATCAACGTGCTGTACTGA
- a CDS encoding archaellin/type IV pilin N-terminal domain-containing protein: MLTIKSDNAFTGLEAAIVLIAFVVVAAVFSYVVLGAGFFTTQKSQEVVHTSVGQTSSSLEVVGNVYGAKNANVIDTLRFDVGLTAGGSPVDMSKTVLTYSNATNLEYLAFKDGGGEPGAGQWTVFAKAGGDTDNLLEAGEIFTLKAKVTTGFPVNDKARLELKPPVGAVLGLQRTAPPQLDTWNVLK; encoded by the coding sequence ATGTTAACTATAAAGTCGGATAACGCATTCACCGGTCTGGAGGCGGCGATCGTGCTGATCGCGTTCGTCGTCGTCGCGGCGGTGTTTTCGTACGTGGTGCTCGGCGCCGGGTTCTTCACCACCCAGAAGAGCCAGGAGGTCGTCCACACCAGTGTCGGACAGACGAGTTCGTCACTCGAGGTTGTCGGGAACGTCTACGGAGCAAAGAACGCAAACGTCATCGATACGCTCAGGTTTGATGTCGGCCTCACGGCAGGCGGCTCGCCCGTCGACATGTCAAAAACTGTGCTGACGTACTCGAATGCCACGAATCTTGAGTACCTCGCATTCAAAGACGGAGGCGGTGAACCGGGCGCTGGACAGTGGACCGTTTTTGCGAAAGCTGGCGGCGACACTGACAACCTGCTTGAAGCCGGAGAAATCTTCACGCTCAAGGCAAAAGTCACCACCGGGTTCCCGGTCAACGACAAGGCCAGGCTCGAGCTCAAGCCCCCGGTCGGTGCCGTGCTCGGACTGCAACGGACTGCGCCGCCGCAGCTCGACACCTGGAATGTGCTCAAGTGA
- a CDS encoding archaellin/type IV pilin N-terminal domain-containing protein, with protein sequence MSKFVRNEDAFTGLEAAIVLIAFVVVAAVFSYVVLGAGFFTTQKSQEVVHTSVSQTSSSMEVVGDVIGVGAANKLTSATITLGLSAGGGTVDFEKLVVTFSNKTTVQTLTQADPFYDEDADAAEGEWSISKRMNTDGDTGNLLEAREQFTISAGFPGAIDPNGEFTIEVKPVVGSSLAIVRTAPEQIDAINRLF encoded by the coding sequence ATGAGTAAATTCGTGAGAAACGAAGATGCATTCACCGGCCTCGAGGCGGCGATCGTGCTGATCGCGTTCGTCGTCGTCGCGGCGGTGTTCTCGTACGTGGTGCTCGGCGCCGGGTTCTTCACCACACAGAAGAGCCAGGAGGTTGTGCACACCAGCGTATCGCAGACCAGTTCCAGCATGGAAGTGGTCGGGGACGTGATAGGTGTCGGGGCCGCTAATAAACTGACTTCCGCCACGATCACCCTCGGTCTCTCCGCGGGCGGAGGCACAGTCGATTTCGAGAAACTTGTCGTGACCTTCTCGAACAAGACGACGGTCCAGACGCTTACCCAGGCCGACCCCTTCTACGACGAAGATGCTGATGCGGCTGAAGGGGAGTGGTCGATTTCAAAGAGGATGAACACTGACGGTGATACGGGCAACCTCCTTGAGGCTCGCGAGCAGTTTACTATCTCTGCAGGATTCCCCGGTGCCATCGATCCGAACGGAGAGTTCACCATTGAGGTGAAGCCTGTCGTCGGATCGTCTCTGGCCATCGTACGGACGGCCCCGGAGCAGATCGATGCGATCAACAGGTTGTTCTGA
- a CDS encoding proton-conducting transporter transmembrane domain-containing protein, translating into MIAIPPAFVYLLGLLLLPVLTGRVRKVWALLVGVAGLLLTVSLPSAAPDLTFGFIPGVETVLLTVDPMRHLAGGIFAVSGLAALIYAAYRDIPAAETIGIFASVGATMGIVYAGDFITVFLFWELLALASLSIIWSSRAPESSGAGYRYLLFHIFGGACLIGGIACTIVATGSAAVGPVADGAGLLLMLVGIGVNAAFIPLHTWVPDAYPRASVVGSVALSIFTTKAAVFILAATGGWGVTVAYMGGAMALYGAVFALMQDDIRRLLAYSIVSQVGYMVAAVGTGSVAGIDAGLAHMVNDILFKSLLFMVAGAVILKTGLHRLSDLGGLVRTMPVTTLCAVIGGLALAGLPGLNGGVSKGMTLEAAGAVPYLAPLLLVSAVVTVTYVFRFLYLGFLRPVAGTREGHLPKDPPVPMLAAMGINVFFCLAIGLFPHLLTDLLPGGTAAHVFDPVHLLESAGIFAAAGALLLLAPPLRHPRDGVETDVDALYIRAGHGVVWFSSHPLVHAADAIGCVIERVVGWFRHISANPAVTFQIAGKSVALPFVRAFSGSEESRAYEEELMFLRDHYPDVQTTIWGGGHGLIFISIVAFLYFIFNITR; encoded by the coding sequence ATGATCGCGATACCTCCGGCGTTCGTCTATCTCCTTGGCCTCCTCCTTCTCCCCGTTCTTACCGGGCGGGTCAGGAAGGTATGGGCACTGCTTGTCGGTGTTGCAGGTCTTCTCCTGACCGTCTCGCTCCCGTCCGCAGCACCGGACCTGACGTTCGGGTTCATCCCCGGTGTCGAGACGGTTCTCCTGACGGTCGATCCCATGCGGCACCTCGCGGGCGGTATCTTTGCCGTATCGGGGCTCGCAGCCCTCATCTATGCTGCATACCGGGATATCCCGGCAGCGGAGACGATCGGCATCTTCGCGTCGGTCGGGGCGACGATGGGGATCGTCTATGCAGGCGACTTCATCACGGTCTTTCTCTTCTGGGAGCTCCTCGCCCTTGCGTCGCTCTCGATCATCTGGTCCTCCAGAGCACCGGAATCGTCGGGTGCAGGTTACCGCTACCTCCTCTTCCACATCTTCGGGGGCGCCTGCCTGATCGGCGGGATCGCCTGCACGATAGTGGCAACAGGGAGCGCCGCGGTCGGCCCGGTGGCGGACGGAGCCGGTCTCCTCCTCATGCTGGTCGGGATCGGCGTGAACGCCGCGTTCATTCCCCTCCATACCTGGGTGCCGGACGCCTACCCGAGGGCGTCCGTCGTCGGGTCGGTCGCCCTCTCCATCTTCACGACGAAAGCCGCGGTCTTCATCCTCGCTGCAACAGGGGGGTGGGGGGTTACGGTTGCATACATGGGCGGAGCGATGGCGCTGTATGGTGCCGTCTTTGCGCTGATGCAGGACGATATCCGCCGGCTCCTCGCCTACTCGATCGTCAGCCAGGTGGGCTACATGGTCGCGGCCGTCGGGACCGGCTCGGTTGCCGGGATCGATGCGGGGCTCGCCCATATGGTCAACGACATCCTCTTCAAGTCGCTCCTCTTCATGGTGGCGGGCGCGGTCATCCTCAAGACGGGCCTGCATCGGCTCTCGGATCTCGGGGGCCTTGTAAGGACGATGCCCGTGACCACCCTCTGCGCCGTCATCGGCGGTCTCGCACTTGCGGGGCTGCCGGGCCTGAACGGTGGGGTCAGCAAAGGGATGACGCTCGAGGCGGCGGGCGCGGTCCCCTACCTCGCACCGCTCCTCCTGGTATCCGCCGTGGTGACCGTCACCTACGTCTTCCGGTTCCTCTACCTCGGTTTCCTCCGGCCGGTTGCCGGAACGCGGGAAGGCCACCTCCCGAAGGACCCGCCGGTCCCGATGCTGGCTGCAATGGGGATCAACGTCTTCTTCTGCCTTGCGATCGGGCTCTTCCCGCACCTCCTGACGGACCTCCTGCCCGGCGGGACCGCCGCCCACGTCTTCGACCCGGTGCACCTGCTGGAGTCGGCGGGCATCTTTGCTGCGGCAGGAGCCCTCCTGCTCCTGGCCCCTCCCCTCAGGCACCCTCGCGACGGGGTCGAAACCGACGTCGACGCGCTCTACATCCGGGCCGGGCATGGGGTCGTCTGGTTCTCGTCACATCCGCTCGTACATGCCGCGGATGCGATAGGGTGCGTGATCGAGCGCGTGGTGGGTTGGTTCAGGCACATCTCGGCAAACCCGGCGGTCACCTTTCAGATCGCAGGTAAATCCGTCGCTCTGCCGTTTGTGCGGGCGTTTTCCGGTTCGGAAGAGTCACGGGCGTATGAAGAGGAGCTCATGTTCCTGAGAGATCACTATCCGGACGTTCAGACGACCATCTGGGGCGGCGGACACGGGCTCATCTTCATCAGTATCGTTGCGTTCCTGTACTTCATCTTCAATATAACGAGGTAG
- a CDS encoding proton-conducting transporter transmembrane domain-containing protein, whose product MDMSLLPAVTIAIPLLAAVLIPIVGRHENIREAVTITAAVAMLGSVLAMLPAVLSGSRITISLLPMVPGGDLALRVDAFGMVFALTAAVLWLLNSFYAIGYMRSLKEHAQTRFFFCFAVAIAAAVGIAFSENLLTLFVFYEILTIITYPLVVHVETPAAMKAGRKYLAYLLVGGIALLAAVIVTYALTGTTVFVPGGFLAGSGSALILQVLFLLFMVGFVKAAWMPLHGWLPAAMVAPTPVSAFLHAVAVVTAGVFGVVRIAGWVYGMDLMASLGLGVFLAAIASFTIVTASLFALTEDNLKRRLAYSTVSQLSYILLGVSMLSVAGMTAAMVHIPIHAFLKITLFLVAGAVIVSAGKECISEMKGIGRKMPVTALMFSAAALGICGLPPLAGIISKIYLALGAVEGGMPILLLVIIASTVLNTAYFLPIIHTMLLQRPDDERSLDSVTEPPLVMLIPIVLTAAISVWIFLSPSMPFMDLVDIAIAEITGSVIP is encoded by the coding sequence ATGGACATGAGTCTGCTTCCGGCGGTGACCATAGCCATCCCGCTCCTGGCGGCGGTGCTGATCCCGATCGTCGGAAGGCACGAGAATATACGGGAAGCGGTCACGATAACGGCCGCGGTGGCGATGCTCGGCTCCGTACTTGCGATGCTTCCCGCGGTCCTCTCCGGCAGCCGGATCACGATCTCGCTCCTCCCGATGGTTCCGGGCGGGGACCTTGCTCTGCGGGTGGATGCCTTCGGGATGGTCTTTGCCCTCACTGCCGCCGTTCTCTGGCTCCTGAACTCCTTCTACGCGATAGGTTACATGCGGTCGCTGAAGGAGCACGCGCAGACGAGGTTCTTCTTCTGCTTTGCCGTTGCAATCGCTGCTGCGGTAGGGATAGCCTTCTCGGAGAACCTCCTGACGCTCTTCGTCTTCTACGAGATCCTGACGATCATCACCTATCCGCTCGTCGTCCATGTCGAGACGCCGGCGGCGATGAAGGCGGGGAGGAAGTACCTCGCGTACCTTCTCGTCGGGGGGATCGCCCTCCTTGCCGCAGTCATCGTGACCTATGCCCTCACCGGGACAACCGTATTTGTTCCCGGCGGGTTCCTGGCGGGATCGGGTTCCGCGCTCATCCTGCAGGTCCTCTTCCTCCTCTTCATGGTCGGGTTCGTGAAAGCGGCGTGGATGCCCCTCCACGGCTGGCTCCCTGCGGCGATGGTCGCCCCGACGCCGGTGAGCGCGTTCCTCCATGCGGTTGCCGTCGTCACGGCGGGCGTCTTCGGGGTCGTCCGGATCGCCGGGTGGGTTTACGGCATGGACCTGATGGCGTCGCTCGGCCTCGGCGTCTTCCTTGCCGCGATCGCCTCGTTCACGATCGTAACCGCGTCCCTCTTCGCCCTGACCGAGGACAATCTCAAGCGGAGGCTTGCCTACTCGACCGTGAGCCAGCTCTCCTACATCCTGCTCGGCGTCTCCATGCTCTCGGTCGCCGGGATGACCGCGGCGATGGTGCATATCCCGATCCACGCGTTCCTCAAGATCACGCTCTTCCTTGTTGCAGGAGCGGTCATCGTCTCTGCCGGGAAAGAGTGTATCTCCGAGATGAAGGGGATCGGCAGGAAGATGCCGGTGACGGCCCTGATGTTCTCGGCGGCCGCACTCGGGATCTGCGGTCTGCCCCCGCTTGCGGGTATCATCAGCAAGATCTACCTCGCGCTCGGCGCGGTCGAGGGGGGTATGCCGATCCTCCTGCTGGTGATCATCGCGAGCACCGTCCTGAACACCGCCTACTTCCTCCCGATCATCCACACGATGCTGCTGCAGCGGCCCGACGACGAGCGGTCGCTCGACTCCGTCACCGAACCCCCTCTCGTGATGCTCATCCCGATCGTCCTGACGGCGGCGATATCCGTCTGGATCTTCCTCTCCCCGTCGATGCCGTTTATGGACCTGGTTGATATTGCAATTGCAGAGATTACAGGATCGGTGATCCCATGA
- a CDS encoding monovalent cation/H+ antiporter subunit D family protein, with translation MIDHLPALLIAVPFFSALLILLAGWYDRRFCYPISLITILLQFGAAIALLSEVMREGTIRYHLGGWPPPLGIELVIDSFNGYILAIILFLSAATVVYARRSVEKEIDPEKKVSFYVLFQLLVTGLAGMTITGDVFNLYVFLEISSIATYALVASAGRPRSYVAGFNYLVLGSIAAGFILLGIGNLYVATGTLNMAELAVLLPASYDLATVHSAFLFLIIGFSIKTAFFPLHLWLPDAYAEAPSAVTVLISTVMAKVNVYALFRIVFTVFTTAYVVETFPVTGLILFIATVAVIAGAILAIAQSDLKRLLAYSSISQIGYIMFALGVANQLALEGGLLHILGHAVMKGCLFMAAGLIIYRMGTSRLSDLKGVAKTMPISCAAFALAGASMIGIPPTIGFASKYYLVLGAIEAGQWGYAAVFLLGSLLAVGYIWRFIEIAYFGDHHGEDHHPAAAREGPVSMLVPMVGLALLCLFLGVFVEVVIEAVRPAAMLLLGGA, from the coding sequence ATGATAGACCATCTTCCGGCCCTCCTGATCGCCGTCCCGTTCTTTTCGGCGCTCCTGATACTTCTGGCCGGCTGGTACGACCGGAGGTTCTGCTACCCCATATCGCTCATAACGATCCTTCTCCAGTTCGGAGCCGCGATCGCCCTCCTCTCTGAGGTGATGCGGGAAGGCACGATCCGGTACCACCTCGGCGGATGGCCGCCGCCGCTCGGGATCGAACTCGTCATCGACAGTTTCAACGGCTACATCCTGGCGATAATCCTGTTCCTCTCCGCAGCGACGGTGGTCTATGCCCGAAGAAGCGTTGAAAAGGAGATAGACCCGGAGAAGAAGGTCTCGTTCTACGTGCTCTTCCAGCTCCTCGTAACCGGCCTTGCCGGCATGACGATCACGGGGGATGTCTTCAATCTCTATGTCTTCCTTGAGATCTCATCGATCGCCACATACGCCCTGGTTGCCTCGGCCGGAAGGCCGCGCTCGTACGTAGCAGGCTTCAACTATCTCGTCCTCGGGTCGATTGCAGCAGGGTTCATCCTGCTCGGTATCGGGAACCTCTATGTCGCGACCGGGACGCTGAATATGGCAGAACTCGCGGTCCTGCTCCCTGCATCCTACGACCTTGCAACAGTTCATTCTGCGTTCCTCTTCCTGATCATCGGGTTCTCCATCAAAACCGCGTTCTTCCCGCTTCATCTCTGGCTGCCCGATGCGTACGCAGAGGCGCCGTCGGCAGTGACGGTGCTGATATCGACCGTGATGGCAAAGGTGAACGTCTATGCGCTGTTCCGGATCGTCTTCACGGTCTTCACGACGGCGTATGTCGTCGAGACCTTCCCGGTGACCGGGCTCATCCTCTTCATCGCGACGGTTGCGGTCATTGCCGGAGCGATACTGGCCATCGCACAGAGCGATCTCAAGCGGCTGCTCGCGTACTCGAGCATCAGCCAGATCGGGTACATCATGTTTGCACTCGGTGTTGCAAACCAGCTTGCCCTGGAAGGCGGCCTCCTGCACATCCTCGGCCATGCCGTGATGAAAGGCTGCCTCTTCATGGCCGCAGGACTGATCATCTACCGGATGGGAACGTCGCGGCTCTCCGACCTCAAAGGAGTCGCGAAGACGATGCCGATCTCCTGCGCTGCGTTCGCTCTTGCCGGAGCGTCGATGATCGGCATTCCCCCCACGATCGGGTTTGCGAGCAAATACTACCTCGTCCTCGGGGCGATCGAAGCGGGCCAGTGGGGCTATGCAGCTGTCTTCCTGCTCGGCTCGCTCCTTGCGGTCGGGTACATCTGGCGGTTCATCGAGATCGCCTACTTCGGGGACCACCACGGCGAAGACCACCATCCGGCCGCGGCACGCGAAGGCCCTGTCTCGATGCTCGTCCCGATGGTCGGCCTCGCTCTCCTCTGCCTCTTCCTCGGCGTCTTCGTCGAGGTCGTGATAGAGGCCGTCAGGCCCGCGGCGATGCTCCTCCTGGGGGGTGCCTGA
- a CDS encoding cation:proton antiporter subunit C, which translates to MIEAFYELFLSRYNYWMAIILMLIGLYALIAKQNLVKKLIGLNIFQTAIFLFYISFSEVRGGTAPIYLPEGVDALYVNPLPHVLILTAIVVAVSITAVGLALIVRIYEEYGVIDEDDLMQVVRGR; encoded by the coding sequence ATGATCGAGGCGTTCTACGAACTCTTCCTCTCGCGGTACAACTACTGGATGGCAATCATCCTGATGCTGATCGGGCTCTACGCATTGATTGCAAAGCAGAACCTGGTGAAGAAACTCATCGGACTCAACATCTTCCAGACCGCGATATTCCTCTTCTACATCTCGTTTTCAGAGGTGCGGGGAGGCACCGCTCCGATCTACCTTCCCGAAGGGGTGGACGCCCTCTACGTCAACCCGCTTCCGCATGTGCTCATACTGACCGCGATCGTTGTCGCGGTGAGCATAACCGCGGTCGGGCTTGCGCTCATCGTCCGGATCTACGAGGAGTACGGGGTCATCGATGAGGACGACCTGATGCAGGTGGTGAGGGGGCGATGA
- a CDS encoding MnhB domain-containing protein, with amino-acid sequence MRENVVIRTVSRLSVPFIQVFALYVIVHGALEAGGGFQGGVVFAASFILMLIAFGRASVRKRLAERWIVIYSALGITIYVGIGLLCLLVGGNFLEYGAIEAFLGIPHLQVYLIDGIEIAIGITVMAVMTSIICDMADKGGESS; translated from the coding sequence ATGAGAGAGAACGTCGTCATCAGGACCGTATCCCGGCTTTCGGTGCCGTTCATCCAGGTTTTTGCGCTGTACGTCATCGTTCACGGCGCACTGGAGGCCGGCGGAGGATTCCAGGGGGGGGTGGTCTTTGCCGCATCGTTCATCCTGATGCTCATCGCCTTCGGCCGTGCCAGCGTCAGAAAACGGCTCGCTGAAAGATGGATCGTGATCTACTCGGCTCTCGGTATCACCATCTACGTCGGCATCGGGCTTCTCTGTCTCCTCGTGGGGGGCAACTTCCTGGAGTACGGGGCAATCGAGGCGTTCCTCGGCATACCGCACCTCCAGGTCTACCTCATCGACGGAATCGAGATCGCGATCGGGATCACCGTGATGGCGGTGATGACGTCGATCATCTGCGATATGGCCGATAAAGGGGGTGAGTCTTCATGA
- the mbhE gene encoding hydrogen gas-evolving membrane-bound hydrogenase subunit E translates to MRAKALLAVLFIGIILFWTVEDMPAFGDPQAPATQYTGRLYVDSVLPDIGIDNIVTAILVSYRGFDTLGEVMVIFTAGLAVTLLLRRGGRL, encoded by the coding sequence TTGAGGGCTAAAGCTCTGCTTGCGGTTCTTTTCATCGGCATCATCCTCTTCTGGACGGTCGAGGATATGCCGGCGTTCGGCGATCCACAAGCTCCGGCCACGCAATACACCGGAAGACTATACGTCGATTCGGTCCTTCCCGATATCGGGATCGACAACATCGTCACTGCAATACTTGTCAGTTACCGTGGATTCGATACGCTCGGGGAGGTCATGGTGATCTTCACCGCGGGGTTAGCGGTCACCCTCCTGCTCAGACGGGGTGGGCGGCTATGA
- a CDS encoding hydrogenase subunit MbhD domain-containing protein — translation MIWELEFALLLFMIICAIAAITVRDLLYATVILAAYSLIMTVLWSAMNAVDVAFTEAAVGAGITTVLFIAAIARTRRSSSD, via the coding sequence GTGATCTGGGAACTCGAGTTTGCCCTCCTCCTGTTTATGATCATCTGCGCGATCGCGGCGATCACGGTCCGCGATCTCCTCTACGCAACGGTCATACTTGCTGCCTACTCGTTGATCATGACGGTGCTCTGGTCGGCGATGAATGCCGTCGACGTCGCCTTCACGGAGGCGGCGGTCGGGGCCGGGATAACCACCGTACTCTTCATTGCAGCCATAGCACGAACCAGAAGGAGTTCATCAGATTGA
- the mnhG gene encoding monovalent cation/H(+) antiporter subunit G encodes MHLLNTLALIFIVIGLFFMVVGAVGLVRLPDFYTRAHASGKCDTLGVGMMLIGFILYEGVSQVAVKLLLLVIFTYITLPTAIHALVHFARVCGVEPWKKGDARR; translated from the coding sequence ATGCATCTGCTGAATACACTGGCCCTGATCTTCATCGTAATCGGCCTCTTCTTCATGGTCGTCGGTGCCGTCGGCCTTGTCAGGCTGCCTGACTTCTATACCCGCGCCCATGCAAGCGGCAAGTGCGACACCCTCGGAGTGGGGATGATGCTCATCGGTTTCATCCTGTACGAGGGGGTGAGCCAGGTTGCGGTGAAACTTCTGCTCCTCGTGATCTTCACCTACATCACGTTACCGACGGCGATCCACGCCCTCGTGCACTTTGCCCGCGTTTGCGGGGTCGAACCGTGGAAGAAGGGGGATGCACGGCGGTGA
- a CDS encoding monovalent cation/H+ antiporter complex subunit F — translation MIDIFYASVIVLILTIFLCLYRILVGPGVENRLIAVNTVGTKTIVLLVLVGFILERPIFLDIAIVYAMINFIATLAIAKYLGRGCIC, via the coding sequence ATGATTGATATCTTCTACGCCAGCGTGATCGTGCTGATCCTGACCATCTTCCTCTGCCTGTACCGGATACTCGTTGGGCCGGGAGTGGAGAACCGCCTGATCGCCGTCAACACCGTCGGAACAAAGACGATTGTCCTGCTGGTTCTCGTCGGTTTCATCCTTGAACGGCCGATCTTTCTGGACATAGCAATAGTCTATGCAATGATCAACTTCATCGCGACGCTTGCGATCGCCAAGTACCTCGGGAGGGGATGCATCTGCTGA
- a CDS encoding Na+/H+ antiporter subunit E yields the protein MAFWYMLSGQLDPFYLGAGIICCGIITLISGDLVFRSNTSVFRSARTFVRFVLYIPRLMVAIVYANIDVAYRILHPKMPIDPALITIETPFRDDVLRTSFANAMTLTPGTVTVDVTGGTFIVHALVREMAEKDLLEGRDIQNRLARIFGESDD from the coding sequence ATGGCTTTCTGGTATATGCTTTCAGGACAACTGGATCCGTTCTACCTGGGTGCCGGGATCATATGTTGCGGTATCATAACTCTTATCTCCGGGGATCTCGTCTTCAGATCCAACACAAGCGTCTTTCGATCCGCACGGACATTTGTCAGGTTCGTCCTCTATATCCCCCGACTGATGGTGGCTATCGTCTACGCCAACATCGATGTCGCGTACCGGATCCTTCACCCGAAGATGCCGATCGATCCTGCGCTCATCACCATCGAGACACCGTTTCGAGACGATGTCCTGAGAACATCGTTTGCGAATGCGATGACCCTGACGCCCGGCACGGTTACGGTCGACGTCACCGGCGGAACATTCATCGTGCATGCCCTCGTGCGGGAGATGGCGGAAAAAGACCTCCTCGAAGGGAGGGACATTCAGAACCGTCTGGCACGGATCTTTGGTGAGAGCGATGATTGA
- the speB gene encoding agmatinase, whose translation MFWLTKTGMHELAHPHFADADASYEDARYVVFGVPYDGTTSFRPGTRFGPRAIRDLSFNFESYDPSTGIDFSEVPVADLGDLAVSRLPEDLVNQVADVAGDIVGDGKVPVMLGGEHTATVGAVRAVRPEVYVVCDAHLDLREELDGTPYSHGCVTRRVLETVGDVVIIGGRSGDREQFEVAAEKTRLYTADMVRDMGIGAVLAEVIELIGGRRTYLSIDADAIDCCLTPGLGTPEPFGMTPLDIREVVRTLAPQVVGFDYVEVAPFDSGQTAAVAAQIVREFIARHWVAGR comes from the coding sequence GTGTTCTGGCTTACTAAGACGGGCATGCACGAGCTTGCCCACCCCCATTTTGCCGATGCGGATGCGTCCTACGAAGACGCCCGCTACGTCGTCTTCGGCGTGCCTTACGACGGGACAACGTCGTTTCGGCCCGGGACGCGGTTTGGGCCGCGGGCGATCCGGGACCTCTCGTTCAACTTCGAGTCCTACGACCCCTCGACCGGGATAGACTTCTCCGAGGTGCCGGTCGCGGACCTCGGCGATCTCGCGGTCTCGCGGCTGCCGGAAGACCTGGTCAACCAGGTGGCCGACGTCGCGGGCGATATCGTCGGCGACGGGAAGGTGCCGGTGATGCTCGGTGGCGAGCATACTGCGACGGTGGGGGCGGTCAGGGCTGTCCGGCCTGAGGTCTACGTCGTCTGCGACGCGCACCTGGACCTGCGGGAGGAACTCGACGGGACGCCCTACAGCCACGGCTGCGTCACCCGGCGGGTCCTCGAGACGGTCGGAGACGTCGTGATCATCGGCGGCAGGAGCGGGGACCGTGAACAGTTCGAGGTCGCGGCGGAGAAGACGAGACTGTATACTGCGGATATGGTGCGCGACATGGGGATCGGGGCCGTCCTCGCCGAGGTTATCGAGCTGATCGGGGGGAGGAGGACCTACCTCTCGATCGACGCCGACGCGATCGACTGTTGCCTCACCCCCGGCCTCGGGACGCCCGAGCCGTTCGGGATGACCCCGCTCGATATCCGGGAGGTCGTGCGGACCCTGGCGCCGCAGGTCGTCGGCTTCGACTACGTCGAGGTCGCTCCGTTCGATTCCGGGCAGACGGCGGCGGTGGCGGCGCAGATTGTGCGGGAGTTCATCGCACGGCATTGGGTTGCCGGGCGGTGA
- a CDS encoding translation initiation factor IF-5A: MKEQTEVGKLKEGRYVVVEDEPCKIVSIATSKPGKHGAAKSRIDCIGIFDGVKRSIVQPVSAKTYVPIVERKMAQVISIAGTTLQLMDVKDFEMFELTVAEEQASGLEPGQEIPYISSMAKKKLE; encoded by the coding sequence ATGAAGGAACAGACAGAAGTTGGGAAGCTGAAGGAAGGACGTTACGTCGTCGTTGAAGATGAGCCTTGCAAGATTGTCTCCATCGCTACCTCCAAACCCGGGAAGCACGGGGCTGCGAAGTCCCGGATCGACTGCATCGGCATCTTCGACGGCGTCAAGCGCTCGATCGTCCAGCCGGTCTCGGCAAAGACTTACGTCCCCATAGTGGAGCGGAAGATGGCGCAGGTCATCTCGATCGCCGGCACGACTCTGCAGCTCATGGACGTCAAGGACTTTGAGATGTTCGAGCTCACCGTGGCCGAGGAGCAGGCCAGCGGTCTCGAGCCCGGCCAGGAGATCCCCTACATCTCGTCCATGGCCAAAAAGAAGCTTGAGTGA